From a single Mesorhizobium shangrilense genomic region:
- a CDS encoding amidohydrolase family protein, which translates to MQKAIDAHFHIWRQKDQPWLVGPMVPRIFGPYEPIRRDYPIGEFLEDQKGSGVEKAVYVQTNWAKEDFEKEVAFLQKTADETGWPNAIVGYADMMVDDVRPQIDRLMKYKLLRGVRMQLHWHETPAFRFAASADQVIDPKVCANVARLRDYGLSFDLQLFPAQMKDGVTLVGENPETNFVLTHAGMLTGMEPETTEAWKAGLRALSAAPNLYAKLSGLGTFIHRNDPAVIAYIVDNAVDILGSNHLMFGSNFPIEKLWTSHAELIKAHRDAVARHGAAAEADVFWNTAEKVYRLV; encoded by the coding sequence ATGCAGAAAGCCATCGACGCACATTTCCACATCTGGCGCCAAAAGGATCAGCCCTGGCTGGTCGGTCCGATGGTGCCGCGCATCTTCGGCCCCTACGAGCCGATCCGCCGCGACTATCCGATCGGGGAATTCCTCGAAGACCAGAAGGGCTCGGGCGTCGAAAAGGCCGTCTATGTCCAGACCAACTGGGCCAAGGAGGATTTCGAGAAAGAAGTCGCGTTCCTGCAGAAGACCGCCGACGAAACCGGCTGGCCAAACGCCATCGTCGGCTATGCCGACATGATGGTGGACGATGTCAGGCCGCAGATCGACCGGCTGATGAAATACAAGCTGCTGCGTGGGGTGCGCATGCAGTTGCACTGGCACGAAACGCCGGCCTTCCGTTTCGCCGCCTCGGCCGACCAGGTCATCGACCCCAAGGTGTGCGCCAATGTCGCCCGGCTCAGGGATTACGGCCTGTCCTTCGACCTCCAGCTTTTCCCAGCCCAGATGAAGGACGGGGTGACACTGGTCGGCGAGAACCCTGAGACGAATTTCGTCCTCACCCATGCCGGCATGCTGACCGGCATGGAGCCAGAAACCACCGAAGCCTGGAAAGCCGGCCTGCGCGCGCTCTCGGCCGCGCCCAATCTCTACGCCAAGCTTTCAGGGCTTGGGACGTTCATCCACCGCAACGATCCGGCTGTCATCGCCTACATCGTCGACAACGCAGTCGATATTTTGGGCTCAAACCATCTGATGTTCGGCTCGAACTTTCCGATCGAAAAACTGTGGACCAGCCACGCCGAGCTGATCAAGGCGCATCGGGATGCGGTGGCCAGGCATGGCGCGGCGGCTGAGGCAGATGTTTTCTGGAACACGGCGGAGAAAGTTTATCGGCTGGTGTGA
- a CDS encoding vWA domain-containing protein: protein MTRDVDNPISPFTGRRCPEGADEGRRHGGQRPAPPLTCLPASSPRERGEESLPRAAAPLLGFGRLLRRYGFAVAPEQVSGFMQAVTLLGPRSMADIREAALATLAPPADRRDEFEAHFQSHFHGNTSAVVEGDADEETRIKDDGGADDERIEAEQRQEGGELSSALEQLSARDFQRDDDGLTAFRRKLSAALPARRSFRTVRTHSRGKLDLRRSLREIVSADGDVPSPLLRRRQTVPRKLLILIDVSGSMKLHTAGYLKLAHAAVQGADRTEIFTFGTRLTRITTALRIRDRDQALARAAAQVDDWDGGTRMGPTLLAFLSVPRFSSFARGAAVIILSDALERGDHAELEAAMRRLSACAFRLSLATPLAGDPRFRPATAALTAILPVLDDLIDGSSVKGLTDFILSLARPAPTAATMWKRVS from the coding sequence GTGACGCGCGATGTCGACAATCCCATCTCCCCGTTTACGGGGAGAAGGTGCCCCGAAGGGGCGGATGAGGGGCGGCGCCATGGTGGCCAGAGGCCGGCGCCACCCCTCACCTGCCTGCCGGCATCCTCTCCCCGTGAACGGGGAGAGGAGAGCTTACCCCGTGCCGCCGCACCCTTGCTAGGTTTCGGCCGCCTGCTGCGCCGTTACGGCTTTGCCGTCGCGCCCGAGCAAGTCTCCGGCTTCATGCAGGCGGTTACGCTGCTCGGTCCGCGCTCGATGGCCGACATCCGTGAGGCGGCGCTCGCCACGCTGGCGCCACCGGCCGACCGCCGCGATGAATTCGAAGCGCATTTCCAGAGCCATTTCCACGGCAACACATCGGCCGTGGTCGAAGGCGACGCCGACGAGGAAACCCGCATCAAGGACGATGGCGGCGCCGACGACGAACGGATCGAAGCCGAGCAGAGGCAAGAAGGCGGTGAACTGTCCTCGGCCCTGGAACAGCTGAGCGCGCGCGATTTCCAGCGCGACGACGATGGGTTGACCGCCTTTCGCCGCAAACTGTCAGCCGCCCTGCCCGCCCGCCGTTCCTTCCGCACCGTGCGCACCCATTCGCGCGGCAAGCTCGACTTGCGCCGTTCGCTCAGAGAAATCGTCAGCGCCGACGGAGACGTTCCCTCGCCGCTGCTGCGCCGCCGCCAGACCGTGCCGCGCAAGCTGCTCATCCTGATCGACGTCTCCGGCTCGATGAAGCTGCACACGGCGGGCTATCTCAAGCTGGCGCATGCCGCCGTGCAAGGCGCGGATCGAACCGAGATCTTCACCTTCGGCACGCGGCTGACCCGCATCACCACAGCGCTGCGCATCCGCGACCGCGACCAGGCATTGGCTCGCGCGGCCGCCCAGGTCGACGACTGGGACGGCGGCACCCGCATGGGGCCGACGCTGCTCGCCTTCCTTTCGGTACCGCGCTTCTCGTCCTTTGCGCGCGGTGCCGCCGTGATCATCCTGTCCGACGCGCTGGAGCGTGGCGACCATGCAGAACTGGAGGCGGCGATGCGCCGGCTGAGCGCCTGCGCCTTCCGCCTGTCGCTGGCCACACCCTTGGCCGGCGATCCGCGCTTCCGCCCTGCGACAGCAGCACTCACCGCCATCCTGCCGGTGCTCGATGATCTCATCGACGGCTCCTCTGTGAAAGGCCTCACCGATTTCATCCTGTCGCTTGCCCGCCCGGCTCCGACGGCGGCGACAATGTGGAAAAGGGTATCGTGA
- a CDS encoding AAA family ATPase: MAEVNAETLATSPEAVAQQLAASRYLADESLATAIFLAIRLGKPLLLEGAPGVGKTEAAKAIAEMLGRDLVRLQCYEGIDAAHALYEWNYQRQLLAIRHAGEHEIDIYDDRFLIARPLLQVLRAPEQRVLLVDEIDRSDHEFEALLLEFLSDFQISIPERGTIRAAAQPIVILTSNRTRELAEALRRRCVYHWIGYPDAAREADIIMLRAGDVAEDTARAVAAAVLTIRARPLAKPPGIAEAVEWANAATILEKGGSPWPEAFRRAIGVLIKDEEDLSYIAPELGRIVEEALA; this comes from the coding sequence ATGGCCGAGGTGAACGCCGAGACATTAGCGACCTCGCCGGAGGCGGTGGCGCAGCAGCTCGCCGCCTCGCGCTATCTGGCCGACGAAAGCCTGGCGACCGCCATCTTCCTGGCGATCCGGCTGGGCAAGCCGCTGTTGCTTGAGGGCGCGCCGGGCGTCGGCAAGACGGAGGCGGCCAAGGCGATCGCTGAAATGCTCGGCCGTGATCTGGTGCGACTGCAATGCTACGAAGGCATCGATGCCGCGCATGCGCTCTACGAATGGAACTACCAGCGCCAGCTGCTCGCCATCCGCCATGCCGGCGAACACGAGATCGATATCTACGACGACCGATTCCTGATCGCCCGGCCGCTGCTGCAGGTGTTGAGAGCGCCAGAGCAGCGCGTGCTGCTGGTCGACGAGATCGACCGTTCCGACCACGAGTTCGAGGCACTGCTTCTGGAATTCCTCTCCGACTTCCAGATCAGCATTCCAGAGCGCGGTACCATTCGCGCCGCCGCCCAGCCGATCGTCATCCTGACCTCGAACCGCACACGCGAGCTGGCAGAGGCGCTGCGCCGTCGCTGCGTCTACCATTGGATCGGCTATCCCGATGCCGCGCGCGAAGCTGATATCATCATGTTGCGTGCCGGCGATGTCGCTGAAGACACCGCACGCGCCGTGGCGGCCGCCGTGCTGACCATCCGAGCGCGGCCACTGGCCAAGCCGCCCGGCATCGCCGAGGCGGTCGAATGGGCCAATGCCGCGACCATTCTGGAAAAAGGCGGCAGTCCGTGGCCGGAAGCCTTCCGCCGCGCCATCGGCGTGCTGATCAAGGACGAGGAAGACCTGTCCTATATCGCGCCGGAACTCGGCCGCATCGTCGAGGAGGCGCTGGCGTGA
- a CDS encoding xanthine dehydrogenase family protein molybdopterin-binding subunit yields MAIRRGRGVAAINYPTGMNLGGDPTQALVHSTPTGNFMVTLSSVDLGQGMKQIMAQICAETIGVPTDRVVVDTADTDTGPHCMGTFASRGTHRAGNAVIQAAKEARQVMLEVAAEELEVNASDLETDGQGNILVKGAPQKSISIFDVALSAHFKRGRSISGRGMFLIPRSYPEKETGAMKPSTCYAHACTVAEVEVDDETGEVTVLTMKNVFEIGRALNPKMVEQQLVGGSWMGISHALYETTEPYYPNRDHGGTDFNQYLMPGPGDLAETEIIVLERPSADGPYGAKGPGEMCANPQIPAVANAVFDAVGVRIDTLPITPERILRALKAQAAN; encoded by the coding sequence ATGGCGATCCGGCGCGGACGCGGCGTTGCCGCGATCAACTATCCCACGGGCATGAACCTCGGCGGCGATCCGACCCAGGCGCTGGTGCATTCCACACCGACCGGCAATTTCATGGTGACGCTTTCCAGCGTCGATCTCGGCCAGGGCATGAAGCAGATCATGGCGCAGATCTGCGCCGAGACCATCGGCGTGCCGACCGACCGGGTCGTCGTCGACACCGCCGACACCGACACTGGCCCGCACTGCATGGGCACCTTCGCCTCGCGCGGCACGCACCGCGCCGGCAACGCCGTCATCCAGGCAGCGAAGGAAGCCCGCCAGGTGATGCTGGAAGTGGCTGCCGAAGAGCTGGAAGTGAATGCCTCCGACCTCGAAACCGACGGTCAGGGCAACATCCTGGTCAAGGGCGCGCCGCAGAAGTCGATCTCGATCTTCGATGTCGCTCTATCGGCGCACTTCAAGCGCGGACGCTCGATTTCGGGACGTGGCATGTTCCTGATCCCGCGCTCCTATCCGGAGAAGGAAACCGGCGCGATGAAACCGTCGACCTGCTACGCGCATGCCTGCACCGTGGCCGAGGTCGAGGTCGACGATGAGACAGGCGAAGTCACGGTTCTGACGATGAAGAACGTCTTCGAGATCGGCCGCGCGCTGAATCCCAAAATGGTCGAGCAGCAACTGGTTGGCGGCTCGTGGATGGGCATCAGCCACGCGCTCTACGAAACGACCGAGCCCTACTATCCCAACCGCGATCATGGCGGCACCGACTTCAACCAGTATCTCATGCCAGGCCCTGGCGATCTCGCCGAAACCGAGATCATCGTGCTGGAGCGGCCTTCCGCCGACGGGCCTTATGGCGCCAAGGGACCGGGTGAAATGTGCGCCAACCCGCAGATCCCCGCCGTCGCCAATGCGGTGTTCGACGCTGTCGGCGTACGTATCGACACGCTGCCGATCACGCCGGAGCGCATCCTGCGCGCGCTCAAGGCGCAAGCGGCGAACTGA
- a CDS encoding xanthine dehydrogenase family protein molybdopterin-binding subunit translates to MELRKSYFADVRKDDLHEIGQPRPRSDSPGHVTGKTAYFADRNFPGMLHLKMVRSPHHHARIRSIDTSEAEKHPGVVKVLTAKDVPHNVYTILTLIQIGPEDETVLADGKVRWKGEAVVAVLAETERAAQEAAAKVKVDYEVLPAVFDMEEALKPGSPLVNEYHGHNYYSYDSGACRKVRFGDVEAGFAEADHVLEQSYQSSPIEHAPTETTGCVVAPEGNDRFTCYTNTQAMFFTLDNTSIILQMPGSKLHFVGGTVGGGFGGKVDVIVEPIAVLGAKLTGRPVSFIYSREEEMQISSPRAAEKVVIKDGVMKDGRIIARKVTGYTDAGAYSRHSPYGAQKGAGHYPGPYTIPNVWIDTYCVYTNRTPSSAMRGFGVTIGDFALEVQMDKLARLIGMDPLEFRFINAYRDGDMKAHRQPTEGAALIECMQEASRTANWPVAEKYMAMSSYVKGA, encoded by the coding sequence ATGGAACTGCGCAAGAGCTACTTCGCCGATGTCCGCAAGGACGATCTGCACGAGATCGGCCAGCCAAGGCCGCGCTCGGATTCGCCCGGCCACGTCACCGGCAAGACCGCCTATTTCGCCGACCGCAACTTTCCCGGCATGCTGCACCTGAAGATGGTGCGCAGCCCGCACCATCACGCCCGCATCCGCTCGATCGACACTTCGGAGGCCGAAAAGCATCCGGGCGTGGTCAAGGTGCTGACGGCCAAGGATGTGCCGCACAATGTCTACACCATCCTGACCCTGATCCAGATCGGACCCGAGGACGAGACCGTGCTGGCCGACGGCAAGGTGCGCTGGAAGGGCGAGGCCGTGGTGGCGGTACTGGCCGAGACCGAGCGTGCGGCACAGGAAGCCGCCGCCAAGGTCAAGGTTGACTACGAGGTGCTGCCGGCGGTCTTCGACATGGAGGAAGCGCTGAAACCCGGCTCGCCGCTTGTCAACGAGTACCACGGCCACAACTATTATTCCTACGACAGCGGCGCGTGCCGCAAGGTGCGCTTCGGCGATGTCGAGGCAGGCTTTGCCGAGGCCGATCACGTGCTGGAGCAAAGCTACCAGTCCTCACCGATAGAGCACGCACCGACAGAGACCACCGGCTGCGTCGTCGCGCCCGAGGGCAATGACCGCTTCACCTGCTACACCAACACGCAAGCGATGTTCTTCACCCTCGACAACACCTCGATCATCCTGCAGATGCCCGGCAGCAAGCTGCATTTCGTCGGCGGCACCGTCGGCGGCGGCTTTGGCGGCAAGGTCGACGTCATCGTCGAGCCGATCGCCGTCCTCGGCGCCAAGCTAACCGGCCGTCCCGTTTCCTTCATCTACAGCCGCGAGGAGGAGATGCAGATATCCTCGCCCCGCGCCGCCGAAAAGGTCGTCATCAAGGACGGCGTCATGAAGGACGGCCGCATCATCGCGCGAAAAGTCACCGGCTATACCGACGCCGGCGCCTATTCCCGCCACTCGCCCTACGGCGCACAGAAGGGTGCGGGACACTATCCCGGCCCCTACACCATCCCCAATGTCTGGATCGACACCTACTGCGTTTACACCAACCGCACGCCCTCCTCCGCCATGCGCGGCTTCGGCGTCACCATTGGCGACTTCGCGCTGGAGGTGCAAATGGACAAGCTGGCGCGGCTGATCGGCATGGACCCGCTCGAATTCCGCTTCATCAACGCCTACCGCGACGGTGACATGAAGGCGCATCGCCAGCCGACGGAGGGGGCTGCACTCATCGAGTGCATGCAGGAAGCCTCACGCACCGCCAACTGGCCGGTGGCGGAAAAGTACATGGCGATGTCGTCCTACGTGAAGGGAGCTTGA
- a CDS encoding (2Fe-2S)-binding protein, producing the protein MAKIPVQFTLNGSEKAEFVDGGTTLLNALRDKIGDTSPKGGCHQGTCGACSVIIDGEIRLSCLTLAETCNGADIKTLSGLAEGGVLHPLQRAFLDTFATQCGFCTPGMIMAAKVLLDHTPNPSRDDVVEALSGNICRCTGYEPIIEAVLLAARANSQNAA; encoded by the coding sequence ATGGCAAAAATCCCAGTCCAGTTCACGCTCAATGGGTCCGAAAAGGCCGAATTCGTCGATGGCGGCACGACGCTGCTCAATGCTCTGCGCGACAAGATCGGCGACACCTCGCCGAAAGGCGGCTGCCATCAAGGCACCTGCGGCGCCTGCTCCGTCATCATCGACGGCGAGATCCGGCTTTCTTGCCTGACGCTGGCCGAGACCTGCAACGGCGCCGACATCAAGACGCTCTCCGGCCTTGCCGAAGGCGGTGTGCTGCATCCGCTGCAGCGCGCCTTCCTCGACACCTTCGCCACGCAATGTGGCTTCTGCACGCCGGGCATGATCATGGCCGCCAAGGTGCTGCTCGACCACACGCCCAACCCCAGCCGTGATGACGTGGTCGAGGCGCTGTCGGGCAACATTTGCCGCTGCACCGGCTATGAGCCGATCATCGAGGCGGTGCTGCTTGCGGCCCGCGCCAATTCGCAGAACGCGGCCTGA
- a CDS encoding FAD binding domain-containing protein, whose protein sequence is MALALQTFATVKDANAALRSTGTRYLGGGTLVVRAANEGDVSVSGLIRSTDPALSAIEIIGDNVRIGASVTMAAITRHPNLGTLTKAARAVGGPAIRNMATVGGNLFAPAPYGDFTVALLALDATVSTDDGEMPIEAFLAGRDGSRAIITSVSFTLPQADGFRFLKVSRVKPKGVSVLSIAAVLLLAPDGTVSSARIALGCMADRPMRAKATEKALLGRTLDQHGIAVALAAATEGIAPITDPIASAWYRTEVLPVHLGRLLLG, encoded by the coding sequence ATGGCGCTGGCACTGCAGACTTTTGCAACCGTGAAGGACGCCAATGCGGCGCTGAGGTCGACTGGCACACGCTATCTCGGAGGCGGCACACTGGTGGTGCGCGCCGCCAATGAAGGCGATGTCTCGGTTTCCGGCCTCATCCGCTCGACCGACCCGGCGCTATCAGCCATCGAGATCATCGGCGATAATGTCCGCATCGGTGCCTCGGTGACGATGGCGGCGATTACCCGCCATCCGAACCTCGGCACGCTCACCAAGGCAGCACGCGCCGTCGGCGGCCCGGCGATCCGCAATATGGCCACCGTCGGCGGCAATCTGTTCGCGCCGGCGCCCTATGGCGATTTCACGGTTGCCTTGTTGGCGCTCGACGCCACGGTGAGCACCGATGATGGTGAGATGCCGATAGAGGCCTTCCTGGCCGGGCGGGACGGCAGCCGCGCCATCATCACCTCGGTCAGTTTCACGCTGCCGCAGGCTGACGGCTTCCGCTTCCTGAAAGTGTCGCGGGTCAAACCCAAGGGCGTCTCCGTGCTCAGCATTGCCGCCGTCCTGCTGCTGGCTCCAGACGGCACCGTTTCCTCGGCCCGGATTGCGCTGGGCTGCATGGCAGACCGGCCAATGCGCGCCAAGGCGACAGAAAAGGCGCTGCTGGGCAGGACGCTTGACCAGCACGGCATCGCAGTGGCGCTGGCCGCCGCCACCGAAGGCATCGCGCCGATCACCGATCCGATCGCCAGCGCCTGGTATCGCACCGAAGTCCTGCCGGTCCATCTCGGCCGGTTGCTGCTTGGCTGA
- a CDS encoding SRPBCC family protein, which translates to MAKVTISSVIDAPVEKVWARIRDFNGLPGWHPRMVESHIEDGKDATAIGCVRNFQLASGARIREKLLDFSDDNFLVSYSILETPQPLTNHKATLQLRRVTDGERTYAEWTASFDAAPEEADKLAAGMGANVFQGGFNALKDHFAGQG; encoded by the coding sequence ATGGCCAAAGTCACCATCTCCAGCGTCATCGACGCGCCGGTCGAAAAGGTCTGGGCGCGCATCCGCGACTTTAACGGCCTGCCGGGCTGGCATCCCCGTATGGTCGAAAGCCATATCGAGGACGGCAAGGATGCCACCGCTATCGGCTGTGTGCGCAATTTCCAACTCGCCAGCGGGGCGCGCATCCGCGAAAAGCTGCTCGATTTCTCCGACGACAATTTCCTTGTCAGCTACTCCATCCTGGAGACGCCGCAGCCTCTGACAAACCATAAGGCAACGCTGCAGCTGCGGCGCGTAACCGACGGCGAGCGTACCTATGCCGAATGGACCGCCAGCTTCGACGCGGCACCCGAGGAGGCCGACAAGCTGGCCGCGGGCATGGGCGCCAATGTCTTCCAGGGTGGCTTCAACGCCCTGAAGGACCATTTCGCCGGACAGGGCTGA